The genomic interval AACGACAAACAACAATCCCTGCTTAtaggtaaataaaattatcctcgtaaagttatttttatttatcaagttcaggtgtattaaaaaaacaataatcttGCACGATACAGTAATCGTTGCAGAAAATGACACGCGGTCAGATTCTGACACCCTATGGAACCGCTGCTTTCTGAACTTGATTTGATTTCGGGTGGAATTCGATCTTCGGTAACGTCTGGTTCGGAACGTCTATTATGAGATTTTGAATCAGGAGTAAGATTTTGTCGTGGTCTATAATAATCGGAGTCACTGTCCCGACTTTTCACAGAGTGCGATTTGAAGCAGCAGAATCCGGCTCGGTCGGAATTACGCGGTCTGATTTTTCGCTCATTGAATTGAACAGCTTTCTCATGTGTCAAATTTTGTGGCTGAGCGGATTCGTCGtcacttttttcgtcctcATCCTTGCTAGACTTGACGAGAGTGTCCACTACGTTTGAAAGCGTTTCGACAACGGTGGATAATTTCGATCTCATTTCCTGCATCTCATCCTGAATAGCTCTCATCGCGTTGAATTCCCTGAAACTTTTCGAATTGTAACGAtcgatttcatcgaaattataattcgctCCGCTTGGCATTTTTctgcaatatttatttttgtaacgGGGACTTTTGTATCTGAAATAATTGTCCCCTTCGCACGTTACGTAGCCATTAATCGGCGTCGGATAAAAAACGCTGCATAAATTATTATGATACGGTTCTCTGATAGGATTTGCGAAGTCCTTCTGCCTCCTAGAGTCGATGTTTTCGGTCTTGGATTTCCTTCGGGGTTTCCTAGAACGGGCGCTACGAATTGCCgaagttttttctctcgttgaatTATTGTCGATCACGCAATCCATAATTGCTTTTCCAACTCTTTCAAATGATTTGGGTACTCGAAGAGATCGCTCGCTTCGTTTTCAGCAACCATATCGGCCttcttaacgaaataaaatcatcttacaattagcatTTGGATAACTTTAATTTTTAATGTTATCACATAACCGAACTAAACGTATTCGATATACGCACCATGCTTCTTATTAATAGTGTAATTTTGACTAAAGGctattgaaataataatcgtcatTTCATTGCTACGTACAATTATTTCGATTTATCGAAGTTGCGTTTCATTACAATCATCGAATTTATACCGTGGCGTAAATTAAACTTTCCCGAATTTTTTTAGCCGCGACGATACATCGGTTGCATCGTAGTTGGTTTTTCGGGATGTTCGAtgagcaatatttttttcttacacttTTTCCATCCAGCCCACCACGACCAGCAAGCTctgatggaaaaattggaaggGGTCTACCGAGAACTGGAAGAAGAACGTGGAAATCTGGAACGTTTACGTAGAGAGGCGGGAACGCGTGCGGATCAAGATCGTAATACGATCAATCAACTTCGTGACGAAATGACTCGTCTCCGGGCTCGTTACGACGAAACTAAGCTCAAAGCGGAAGAGGAGAAATTGAGACTCGATCTCAAAGTTGAGGAAGTatggaaggagaaagagaacgcCCAACGAGAAACCGAGGAGCTTCAGGTGCAACTGCACATGGCAGAGGACAAGGTTGATAGCCTGACCAATCAGTTACAGGAAACAACCAGAAGACTGAAAGAAGGTATGGATCAGGCTCATATGATTAAGTCCTCGTCGAATTCcagaaattcatttgaatgaggattttCCGATATTTCCAGCCGAAAACTCCATCGAAATGTTGCGCAAAGAGCTGGTCGACATCCGTCGTCAATTAACGGACACAAAttacgagaaagaaaaatacaacagCAGTAACAAAGAATTACGGGAATACGTGAAACGTGTTGAAGGTGAAAAACGGGAACAGGGCAGGGGACTTGAGGAAGCCTATCAAAAAATTGCTGGTAAATTGtgatttcaaaataaattttctgcagaaatgaaatatcatGATCCTCATCTTCTGTTTTGTACGATACAGGACTGGAAGACCTCAAGACAACTATTGACAACGAAAGGTCGCGCCTTCAAGTGCAGCTTCGGGACATGGAACGCGATGCGATGCAGTCGCAACAACAGCTTCGAGCTACTCAGGATGAGCTGCAAAAATCCCAAGCTGCGAATTCGCAAGCCCAAAATGAAGAACGAGAACTGCAAGC from Athalia rosae chromosome 6, iyAthRosa1.1, whole genome shotgun sequence carries:
- the LOC125501479 gene encoding uncharacterized protein LOC125501479, with translation MRAIQDEMQEMRSKLSTVVETLSNVVDTLVKSSKDEDEKSDDESAQPQNLTHEKAVQFNERKIRPRNSDRAGFCCFKSHSVKSRDSDSDYYRPRQNLTPDSKSHNRRSEPDVTEDRIPPEIKSSSESSGSIGCQNLTACHFLQRLLYRARLLFF